In a genomic window of Curtobacterium sp. MCBD17_035:
- a CDS encoding sugar ABC transporter permease, whose amino-acid sequence MATQIAPALPGTRGPRRTDPPRRRSGHGLRTAARATPLVPAMVLIVVFLVGPIISSFYGSFTNSALTGAAASSQQFVGLKNYVDLFQDKDFPKSVLLTLVFLIGSAVIGQNVLGLGLALLMREANRVIRALVGTFVVAAWVLPEIVASLAAYAFFNDKGTLNTFLSMIGITGANWLYTYPMIAIILANIWRGTAFSMLVYSAAVQEVPDEITESAEVDGATGWQRLAYITLPVIRRSISTNLMLTTLQTLSVFTLIYVMTGGGPGTNSSTLPILAYQEAFKFSQLGFGTAIATILLIVGAVFSIVYIRALKPEVD is encoded by the coding sequence ATGGCAACCCAGATCGCGCCGGCCCTGCCCGGCACCCGCGGACCCCGACGAACGGACCCGCCCCGGCGGCGGAGTGGACACGGCCTGCGCACGGCCGCACGGGCGACGCCGCTCGTGCCGGCGATGGTCCTCATCGTCGTGTTCCTGGTCGGGCCGATCATCTCGTCGTTCTACGGCTCGTTCACGAACTCCGCGCTCACCGGCGCGGCCGCGTCGAGCCAGCAGTTCGTCGGACTCAAGAACTACGTCGACCTGTTCCAGGACAAGGACTTCCCGAAGTCCGTGCTGCTGACGCTCGTGTTCCTCATCGGCTCCGCGGTGATCGGGCAGAACGTGCTCGGCCTCGGCCTGGCACTGCTCATGCGGGAGGCGAACCGGGTGATCCGGGCACTCGTCGGCACCTTCGTGGTGGCCGCGTGGGTGCTCCCCGAGATCGTCGCGTCGTTGGCGGCCTACGCGTTCTTCAACGACAAGGGCACGCTCAACACGTTCCTGTCGATGATCGGGATCACCGGCGCGAACTGGCTCTACACGTACCCGATGATCGCGATCATCCTGGCGAACATCTGGCGCGGGACCGCGTTCTCGATGCTCGTCTACTCGGCGGCCGTGCAGGAGGTCCCGGACGAGATCACCGAGAGCGCCGAGGTCGACGGTGCCACCGGCTGGCAGCGGCTCGCGTACATCACCCTGCCGGTCATCCGGCGGAGCATCTCGACGAACCTCATGCTCACCACCCTGCAGACCCTGTCGGTGTTCACCCTCATCTACGTGATGACCGGTGGCGGCCCCGGCACGAACAGCTCGACCCTGCCGATCCTGGCGTACCAGGAGGCGTTCAAGTTCTCGCAGCTCGGGTTCGGGACGGCCATCGCGACGATCCTCCTCATCGTCGGCGCGGTCTTCTCGATCGTGTACATCCGGGCGCTGAAGCCGGAGGTGGACTGA
- a CDS encoding ROK family transcriptional regulator has product MAEHRRGANLPAIGGFNRTVVLDAIRRSTDGLSRVELADRTGLSPQTVSNVTRHLIDAGMVVESGTVVAGRGKPRTILRLEPTSRYAVGVHVDPAVVTSVLLDLTGAVVAGASVPTPSAANPDDVVSTMADAVERLVTDAGVDRAAVLGVGVASPGPIDPERGVVLDPPFLPRWRDVPVRDALAAATGLPVLLEKDVTAAAVGEMWLTDEASARNFAFVYYGTGFGVGLVIDHEPLRGAGGNAGDAGHIMIDQGLLAELPEGPAARRMSDRGSRGVGTAPVTTRATRSGEGRAEVGDTVTPERLVRFGAAAGLDIGAPWATGDGPTEVAAVDAAFSELSALVAEGDPIARAIAAAAGTAMGRAVVVIVNLLDVDRVVFGGPFWSRIAVEALPAAAQAIASSPVLVAKHPVVVEQSEIDEDVTAVGAACLVLDTTLSPRASTLLIDR; this is encoded by the coding sequence ATGGCCGAGCATCGACGCGGTGCCAACCTCCCGGCCATCGGCGGGTTCAACCGCACCGTGGTCCTCGACGCGATCCGCCGGAGCACCGACGGGCTGAGTCGCGTCGAGCTCGCCGACCGCACGGGGCTCAGCCCCCAGACCGTGTCCAACGTCACCCGGCACCTCATCGACGCGGGCATGGTCGTCGAGTCGGGCACCGTGGTCGCGGGCCGCGGCAAACCCCGCACGATCCTCCGACTCGAGCCCACCAGTCGGTACGCCGTCGGTGTCCACGTCGACCCTGCGGTCGTCACGAGCGTGCTCCTCGACCTCACGGGGGCGGTCGTCGCCGGGGCGAGCGTCCCGACGCCCTCCGCGGCGAACCCGGACGACGTCGTGTCGACGATGGCCGACGCGGTCGAGCGACTCGTCACCGACGCGGGCGTGGACCGCGCGGCGGTGCTCGGCGTCGGGGTGGCCTCGCCCGGACCGATCGACCCGGAACGGGGCGTCGTCCTCGACCCGCCGTTCCTGCCCCGGTGGCGGGACGTCCCGGTGCGCGACGCGCTCGCCGCGGCCACGGGCCTCCCGGTCCTGCTCGAGAAGGACGTGACGGCCGCCGCCGTCGGCGAGATGTGGCTGACCGACGAGGCGTCGGCCCGGAACTTCGCCTTCGTGTACTACGGCACCGGGTTCGGCGTCGGGCTCGTGATCGACCACGAGCCGCTCCGCGGAGCGGGCGGGAACGCCGGCGACGCCGGCCACATCATGATCGACCAGGGCCTGCTGGCCGAACTGCCCGAGGGACCGGCCGCGCGCCGGATGTCGGACCGTGGCAGCCGGGGGGTCGGCACCGCGCCGGTGACGACCCGGGCCACCCGGTCGGGGGAGGGCCGGGCCGAGGTCGGCGACACCGTGACGCCCGAGCGCCTGGTCCGCTTCGGCGCCGCGGCCGGACTGGACATCGGCGCGCCCTGGGCGACCGGGGACGGCCCCACCGAGGTGGCCGCGGTCGACGCCGCGTTCTCCGAGCTGTCGGCCCTGGTCGCGGAGGGCGACCCGATCGCGCGGGCGATCGCCGCGGCGGCCGGCACCGCGATGGGCCGTGCGGTCGTGGTCATCGTCAACCTGCTCGACGTGGACCGCGTCGTGTTCGGCGGACCCTTCTGGTCGCGCATCGCCGTGGAGGCCCTGCCCGCGGCCGCGCAGGCGATCGCGTCGTCGCCGGTCCTCGTGGCGAAGCACCCCGTCGTGGTCGAGCAGAGCGAGATCGACGAGGACGTCACCGCCGTGGGAGCGGCGTGTCTGGTGCTCGACACGACGTTGTCGCCCCGGGCCTCCACCCTGCTCATCGACCGCTGA
- a CDS encoding MGMT family protein: MDEPGDPGTDFGAAVADVVRGIPPGRVMTYGDVAAVLGSRASRQVGRVMAHEGHGLPWWRVVRAGGLPPVEHEARALEHWRTEGTPLRPGTPTWRVDMRRARWSPS; this comes from the coding sequence GTGGACGAGCCCGGAGACCCCGGCACGGACTTCGGCGCCGCGGTGGCCGATGTGGTCCGCGGCATCCCGCCCGGACGGGTGATGACGTACGGTGACGTCGCGGCGGTGCTCGGTTCTCGGGCGTCGCGGCAGGTCGGCCGGGTGATGGCGCACGAGGGCCACGGTCTGCCGTGGTGGCGCGTCGTCCGCGCCGGGGGTCTGCCGCCCGTCGAGCACGAGGCCCGGGCCCTCGAGCACTGGCGTACCGAGGGGACCCCGCTCCGGCCGGGCACCCCGACCTGGAGGGTCGACATGCGTCGGGCGCGTTGGTCGCCCTCCTGA
- a CDS encoding extracellular solute-binding protein, with product MKRPRLIAAVAAAAVAALALAGCSSSGSSSSDTIKIAYQKFGSFQQLDHHMKDVKAAFEKKYPNMTVDLVPIQAQENDYYTKLALMNKASATAPDVMYEDTFLVKADAQAGYLLPLDKYTAKWSDWSKFYTNAKQAGQGVDGKTYGVPMGTDTRALWYNKDIFKKVGLPVPWQPKTWQDVLDAAKTIKAKDPSVIPFHMYSGKPQGEASTMQGFEMLLYGADGKGNTLYQNKKWVTGSKQFVDALQFVKDVYQGGLGPTPQQELDPNVGTTVANTWLPKGQLAIDLDGSWQSGTWLKTGTAPWSQWSSVLGQAPMPTQNGQAPGYNSMSGGWTLAVGAHSGNPQAAFNFITMALDKQGSLKYDIQNSQIAVRSDVAEDPTYDASNPTFKFFSGLVEHTNFRPATSDYSQISNAIQVAMESVMTGQQTPKQAAATYDKAVIGVVGQDHTVQIK from the coding sequence ATGAAACGCCCTCGTCTCATCGCCGCGGTCGCAGCAGCAGCGGTCGCAGCCCTGGCCCTGGCCGGGTGCAGCAGCTCGGGATCCTCGAGCAGCGACACCATCAAGATCGCGTACCAGAAGTTCGGCAGCTTCCAGCAGCTCGACCACCACATGAAGGACGTCAAGGCGGCGTTCGAGAAGAAGTACCCGAACATGACCGTCGACCTGGTGCCGATCCAGGCGCAGGAGAACGACTACTACACGAAGCTCGCGCTCATGAACAAGGCGTCGGCCACCGCGCCCGACGTCATGTACGAGGACACCTTCCTCGTCAAGGCGGACGCGCAGGCCGGGTACCTCCTGCCGCTCGACAAGTACACGGCCAAGTGGAGCGACTGGAGCAAGTTCTACACGAACGCCAAGCAGGCGGGGCAGGGCGTCGACGGCAAGACCTACGGCGTCCCGATGGGCACCGACACCCGGGCCCTCTGGTACAACAAGGACATCTTCAAGAAGGTCGGGCTGCCCGTCCCGTGGCAGCCGAAGACCTGGCAGGACGTCCTCGACGCGGCGAAGACGATCAAGGCCAAGGACCCGAGCGTCATCCCGTTCCACATGTACTCGGGCAAGCCGCAGGGCGAGGCCTCGACCATGCAGGGCTTCGAGATGCTCCTGTACGGGGCGGACGGCAAGGGCAACACCCTCTACCAGAACAAGAAGTGGGTGACGGGCTCGAAGCAGTTCGTCGACGCGCTCCAGTTCGTCAAGGACGTCTACCAGGGCGGCCTCGGCCCGACACCGCAGCAGGAACTCGACCCGAACGTCGGCACGACCGTCGCGAACACGTGGCTGCCGAAGGGCCAGCTGGCGATCGACCTCGACGGTTCGTGGCAGTCCGGCACGTGGCTGAAGACCGGGACGGCCCCGTGGTCGCAGTGGTCGAGCGTGCTCGGTCAGGCGCCGATGCCGACGCAGAACGGCCAGGCCCCGGGCTACAACAGCATGTCCGGTGGCTGGACGCTCGCGGTCGGGGCGCATTCCGGGAACCCGCAGGCCGCGTTCAACTTCATCACGATGGCGTTGGACAAGCAGGGGTCGCTCAAGTACGACATCCAGAACAGCCAGATCGCGGTGCGCAGTGACGTCGCCGAGGACCCGACCTACGACGCGTCCAACCCGACGTTCAAGTTCTTCTCCGGACTCGTGGAACACACGAACTTCCGCCCGGCGACGAGCGACTACAGCCAGATCTCGAACGCCATCCAGGTGGCCATGGAATCCGTGATGACCGGGCAGCAGACGCCGAAACAGGCGGCTGCGACCTACGACAAGGCGGTGATCGGGGTGGTCGGTCAGGACCACACCGTCCAGATCAAGTAG
- a CDS encoding GNAT family N-acetyltransferase, with protein sequence MTDLRLEPLSAATIVAANSLTLKPGQEQYVQPVSHSIAEAYVRPTTAWPRVVLDGDEVVGFIMGNFDAENSQEELRSCIWRLNVAASAQGRGVGRFAVHGLAEEARSRGFDRLTVMFEPGDDGPEPFFRAIGFQVIGETQYGEHFAALTL encoded by the coding sequence ATGACGGACCTCCGCCTCGAGCCCCTCTCCGCCGCGACGATCGTCGCGGCGAACTCGCTCACGCTCAAGCCAGGGCAGGAGCAGTACGTCCAGCCGGTGTCGCACTCCATCGCCGAGGCCTACGTCCGACCGACGACGGCCTGGCCGCGCGTGGTGCTCGACGGCGACGAGGTCGTCGGGTTCATCATGGGGAACTTCGACGCCGAGAACAGCCAGGAGGAGCTCCGCAGCTGCATCTGGCGGCTCAACGTCGCCGCTTCGGCCCAGGGCCGCGGAGTCGGCCGGTTCGCCGTGCACGGCCTGGCAGAGGAAGCTCGCTCGCGCGGGTTCGACCGGCTGACCGTCATGTTCGAGCCCGGCGACGACGGCCCCGAGCCGTTCTTCCGCGCGATCGGGTTCCAGGTCATCGGCGAGACCCAGTACGGGGAGCACTTCGCCGCCCTGACACTCTGA